In Candidatus Hydrogenedentota bacterium, one DNA window encodes the following:
- a CDS encoding sugar phosphate isomerase/epimerase, with protein sequence MHNPLSRREFLHTAAAGAGAAALGGALPVFAQTPKRNFGISLAFWSLHRMVGRREGQTPATDVPKIARNEFGIDAVELVNQMLASDEKPYLDELARAASAENVKILLIMVDGQGDVGSRSENIRKRCVDNHKKWIDIAADFGCHSIRMNWGGAPKDFLANTEELQRFIDVSVPGFQALCEYGDTKDVNVLLENHWGPSSYPGIVEKLAAAINHPRFGMLPDFGNFPEDVDRYDAIDRLMKYAKAVSAKCYDFDDATGEETKLDFGRIIETVCDKHGYTGYIGIEYEGDRLSERDGILACKRLLERLRG encoded by the coding sequence ATGCATAACCCGTTGTCAAGACGCGAATTCCTGCACACGGCGGCGGCCGGGGCCGGCGCGGCGGCGCTCGGAGGCGCGCTGCCGGTCTTTGCGCAAACGCCCAAGCGCAATTTCGGGATCTCCCTGGCCTTCTGGTCGCTGCACCGGATGGTTGGCCGGAGGGAAGGGCAGACACCCGCCACCGACGTGCCGAAGATCGCGAGGAACGAGTTCGGCATCGACGCCGTCGAACTCGTGAACCAGATGCTGGCGTCTGACGAGAAACCGTACCTGGACGAGTTGGCCCGGGCGGCCTCGGCGGAGAACGTGAAAATTCTGCTCATCATGGTCGACGGCCAAGGCGATGTAGGCTCGCGCAGCGAGAACATCCGCAAGCGCTGCGTGGACAATCACAAGAAATGGATCGACATCGCCGCGGATTTCGGCTGCCACTCGATCCGCATGAACTGGGGCGGCGCGCCAAAGGACTTCCTTGCGAACACGGAGGAACTCCAGCGATTCATCGACGTGTCCGTGCCCGGTTTTCAGGCGTTGTGCGAATACGGCGACACGAAAGACGTCAACGTGTTGCTTGAAAACCACTGGGGCCCGTCTTCTTACCCCGGCATCGTCGAGAAGCTTGCCGCGGCGATCAACCATCCGCGTTTCGGCATGCTGCCCGATTTCGGCAACTTCCCGGAGGATGTGGACCGATACGACGCCATCGACCGGCTGATGAAATACGCGAAAGCGGTGTCCGCCAAGTGTTACGACTTCGACGACGCGACCGGCGAGGAAACGAAGCTGGATTTCGGCCGAATCATCGAGACGGTGTGCGACAAGCACGGCTACACCGGCTACATCGGCATCGAATACGAAGGCGACCGCCTCTCCGAGCGCGACGGCATTCTCGCGTGCAAGAGATTGCTCGAACGGTTGCGCGGCTGA